One region of Sulfuricurvum sp. IAE1 genomic DNA includes:
- a CDS encoding cytochrome ubiquinol oxidase subunit I: MEPMASELVDWSRAQFALTALYHFLFVPLTLGLSFIVAIMETIYVKTGDEKWKKITRFWMTLFAINFAIGVATGLIMEFEFGTNWSNYSWFVGDIFGAPLAVEGILAFFMESTFFAVMFFGWNKVSKGFHLLSTWLVAVGSNLSAFWILVANGWMQYPVGMVFNPDTVRNEMASFWDVALSPVAVAKFLHTIGSGYVIGALFVIGVSAWLILKGRDVIEAKRSMVVGASFGLLVSIFLAVSGDESAYQVAQHQPVKLAAMEGLYKGEERAGIVAWGVLNPDKQIGDDRPEFLGDVTIPYALSFLGYHDVDAFVPGLDDLVYGNPEHNVESAASKMIKGKIVVEALSDYKEAKKAGDEAAMAAANAKLQQYMGYFGYGYLEKPTDIVPPIAITFYSFHVMVGLGMWFIVLFLVVLYLLMANDITRFRKVLWVALFSLPLGYVAAEAGWIVAEVGRQPWAIQDLLPVGIAATQIEAGNVQLSFWLFALLFTGLLIAEIKIMLRQIAQGIHGGH, encoded by the coding sequence ATGGAACCAATGGCCAGCGAACTGGTAGACTGGTCCCGGGCGCAATTCGCCCTGACGGCCCTGTACCACTTCTTGTTCGTCCCTCTCACCCTGGGACTCTCGTTTATCGTCGCGATCATGGAGACGATCTATGTGAAAACGGGGGATGAGAAATGGAAAAAAATCACCCGTTTCTGGATGACCCTATTCGCGATCAATTTCGCGATCGGGGTTGCAACGGGTCTCATCATGGAGTTCGAATTCGGAACCAACTGGTCGAACTATTCGTGGTTCGTCGGGGACATCTTCGGTGCGCCGCTGGCGGTCGAGGGGATATTGGCCTTCTTCATGGAATCGACCTTTTTTGCCGTCATGTTCTTCGGATGGAACAAAGTCTCCAAAGGCTTCCATCTCCTCTCGACGTGGCTCGTCGCGGTCGGATCGAATCTCTCGGCCTTCTGGATCCTCGTCGCCAACGGCTGGATGCAATACCCGGTGGGGATGGTGTTCAATCCCGACACCGTCCGCAACGAAATGGCCTCCTTTTGGGACGTCGCCCTCTCGCCCGTCGCGGTGGCGAAGTTCCTCCACACCATCGGCAGCGGCTACGTGATCGGCGCCTTGTTCGTGATCGGGGTTTCGGCATGGCTGATTCTCAAAGGGCGTGACGTCATCGAAGCGAAACGCTCGATGGTGGTCGGAGCCAGCTTCGGTTTGCTCGTATCGATCTTCCTTGCGGTGAGCGGGGACGAATCGGCCTACCAGGTCGCCCAGCATCAGCCGGTGAAACTGGCCGCAATGGAGGGACTTTACAAAGGGGAAGAGCGCGCCGGAATCGTCGCATGGGGCGTCCTCAATCCCGACAAACAGATCGGTGACGACCGGCCCGAATTTCTGGGCGACGTCACGATTCCCTACGCCCTTTCGTTTCTGGGATACCACGACGTCGACGCCTTTGTCCCCGGACTGGACGACCTGGTGTACGGCAACCCCGAGCACAACGTCGAAAGCGCCGCCTCCAAAATGATCAAGGGGAAAATCGTCGTTGAAGCACTCTCGGATTACAAAGAGGCGAAAAAAGCGGGCGACGAAGCAGCGATGGCCGCGGCGAACGCAAAGCTCCAGCAATACATGGGCTATTTCGGTTACGGCTACCTCGAAAAACCGACCGATATCGTTCCTCCCATCGCAATCACCTTCTACAGTTTCCACGTCATGGTGGGGCTGGGGATGTGGTTCATCGTCTTGTTCCTGGTCGTCCTCTACCTGCTGATGGCCAACGACATCACCCGCTTCCGCAAAGTGCTGTGGGTAGCCCTCTTCTCGCTGCCGCTGGGTTACGTCGCCGCCGAAGCGGGATGGATCGTCGCGGAAGTGGGACGCCAGCCCTGGGCGATCCAGGATCTCCTTCCCGTAGGCATCGCGGCGACGCAGATCGAAGCGGGGAACGTCCAGCTCTCGTTCTGGCTCTTCGCCCTCCTCTTTACGGGACTGTTGATCGCCGAAATCAAAATCATGCTCCGCCAGATCGCGCAGGGCATCCACGGAGGCCACTGA
- a CDS encoding permease, with protein MNLSDFKGIWFLLGVAVAYGVLWGFDPHSGLKALEKSGTIVWSLLPIFALVILITALVNYFLKPARFVKHFGADSGKKGWFLSLASGVLSHGPMYAWYPMLQEMRERGIRDGYLVAFLYARSIKIPLLPLMVEYFGWLFTIVLTFYILLGSWLQGVVSDRIGSKGP; from the coding sequence ATGAATTTATCCGATTTCAAAGGTATCTGGTTTTTGCTCGGCGTCGCGGTCGCCTACGGAGTGCTTTGGGGATTCGATCCGCACAGCGGCCTCAAGGCTCTGGAGAAAAGCGGCACAATCGTGTGGAGCCTTTTGCCGATCTTCGCTCTTGTGATCCTCATCACCGCCCTCGTCAACTATTTTCTCAAACCCGCCCGGTTCGTCAAACATTTCGGGGCCGACAGCGGCAAAAAAGGGTGGTTCCTCTCCCTCGCCAGCGGTGTTCTCAGCCACGGACCGATGTACGCGTGGTATCCGATGCTGCAGGAGATGAGAGAGCGGGGAATCAGGGACGGCTATCTGGTGGCGTTTTTGTATGCGAGATCGATCAAAATCCCTCTCCTGCCGCTGATGGTGGAGTATTTCGGGTGGCTTTTTACGATCGTGCTGACGTTCTATATTCTGCTGGGGTCGTGGCTTCAGGGGGTCGTTTCCGATCGCATCGGATCGAAAGGTCCCTGA
- a CDS encoding permease — protein MKPEPSPSFFKVLKKSAVSFAATLPLLMGVILLVGMVQTLVSPQMIASLFGHGVLIDTVIGTAVGAVASGNPSIGYMVGGELLEQGISLFAITAFILSWVTLGLVGLPAEISVFGIRFTVVRNLLSLVFTFLISIATVMSVEALS, from the coding sequence ATGAAGCCCGAGCCATCGCCCTCTTTCTTCAAAGTGCTGAAAAAATCGGCGGTCTCTTTTGCCGCGACCCTTCCCCTGTTGATGGGAGTCATTCTCCTCGTCGGGATGGTCCAGACGCTGGTAAGTCCGCAGATGATCGCCTCACTCTTCGGTCACGGGGTTCTGATCGATACCGTGATCGGGACGGCCGTCGGCGCGGTCGCTTCAGGGAACCCGTCGATCGGCTATATGGTCGGGGGAGAATTATTGGAACAGGGGATTTCGCTGTTCGCGATCACCGCCTTTATCCTCTCATGGGTGACGCTGGGCCTCGTCGGCCTACCTGCTGAGATCAGCGTCTTCGGCATCCGGTTTACCGTCGTGCGCAATCTCCTCTCCCTCGTTTTCACCTTTCTCATCTCGATCGCAACCGTCATGAGCGTCGAGGCCCTCTCATGA
- a CDS encoding DUF3817 domain-containing protein → MNDKIATLRLIGNIEGWSYLILLFVAMPLKYMAGIPMAVKIVGMAHGLLFIAFVAALVAAAAAHRWNYSFSAMAFVASLVPWGTFLLNKKLARM, encoded by the coding sequence ATGAACGATAAAATCGCCACATTGCGCCTCATCGGAAACATCGAAGGGTGGTCGTACCTGATCTTGCTGTTCGTCGCGATGCCGCTCAAATACATGGCAGGAATTCCCATGGCGGTCAAGATCGTCGGGATGGCGCACGGGCTGCTATTCATCGCGTTCGTCGCCGCGCTCGTCGCGGCGGCCGCCGCCCATCGCTGGAACTATTCGTTCAGCGCCATGGCGTTCGTCGCTTCGCTCGTCCCGTGGGGGACGTTTCTCCTCAACAAAAAACTGGCTCGGATGTAA
- the cydB gene encoding cytochrome d ubiquinol oxidase subunit II produces the protein MFENLTLHELQIYWWSIISLLGGLFVFIMFVQGGQTLLNQLSGNETEKTMLVNSLGRKWELGFTTLVLFGGALFAAFPLFYATSFGGAYWVWLAILFTFIIQAVSYEYRTKAGNVFGARTYETFLAINGYLGTFLLGAAISTFFSGAEFRLDDNNFVYWMSSTRGLEALAVWQNYLLPFAMIFLVRIIGGMYFLNNIDHEPIRDRARAMIKRNILYFLPFFLAFVGWVLFKDGFAYDPVSKAVTLVPMKHLGTFIELPWIGAMFLLGVVMVLVAVFNSVFKAKNCCIFTVGIGTVLTVMALLLNVGLNGTSYYPSVYDLQHSLTIENSSGSHYTLAAMSYASLMVPFVLAYIAYVWHAMDRVKITEEEITSSGEHHY, from the coding sequence ATGTTTGAAAATCTAACATTGCACGAGCTGCAAATCTACTGGTGGAGCATCATCTCTTTGCTTGGCGGACTGTTTGTCTTCATCATGTTCGTTCAGGGAGGACAGACGCTCCTGAACCAACTTTCCGGCAATGAAACGGAAAAAACGATGCTCGTCAACTCGCTGGGGCGCAAATGGGAGCTTGGGTTCACGACCCTCGTCCTTTTCGGGGGGGCACTGTTCGCGGCGTTTCCCCTCTTTTACGCGACAAGTTTCGGCGGAGCCTACTGGGTGTGGCTCGCCATCCTCTTTACGTTCATCATTCAGGCCGTCTCGTACGAATACCGCACCAAAGCCGGAAACGTTTTCGGGGCGCGTACCTATGAGACGTTCCTCGCGATCAACGGCTATCTGGGTACTTTTTTACTGGGGGCGGCAATCAGCACCTTCTTCAGCGGTGCGGAGTTTCGGCTGGACGACAACAACTTCGTCTACTGGATGAGTTCCACCCGCGGCCTCGAAGCGCTGGCGGTATGGCAGAACTACCTCCTCCCCTTTGCGATGATCTTTCTCGTGCGGATCATCGGGGGAATGTATTTTCTCAACAACATCGACCATGAGCCGATCCGTGACCGCGCCCGCGCCATGATCAAACGCAATATCCTCTACTTTCTCCCCTTCTTCCTCGCATTCGTAGGATGGGTGCTGTTCAAGGACGGGTTCGCGTACGATCCGGTGAGCAAAGCCGTCACGCTGGTCCCGATGAAGCACCTGGGCACCTTTATTGAACTGCCCTGGATCGGGGCGATGTTCCTCCTCGGCGTTGTGATGGTTCTCGTCGCCGTTTTCAACTCGGTTTTCAAAGCGAAAAACTGCTGCATCTTCACCGTCGGGATAGGAACGGTCCTTACCGTCATGGCCCTGCTGCTCAACGTCGGGTTGAACGGAACGTCGTACTACCCCTCGGTATACGACCTGCAGCATTCACTCACGATTGAAAATTCATCGGGAAGCCACTATACTCTTGCAGCGATGTCGTATGCGTCGCTGATGGTTCCCTTCGTCCTCGCCTACATCGCCTACGTCTGGCATGCGATGGACCGGGTCAAAATCACCGAGGAGGAAATCACCTCTTCGGGCGAACACCACTATTAA